GACTGTCATAGGAACCGTAGCCGGTATTTAAGGGATCCGTGATAAAGTAAATCGGCATATCCGGTTTCTGTTCTTTTTTATCGACCAGGCGGGCAGTCAGCGTCTCTGCGATCGCCGGATATTCTTTTCCTTCCATTCCATAATGATCAAATAGGAAGAAATCGAGAACGATAAATTCTTCTGCCCGGTCGATCACTCCGTATACTTCCTCGAAAATCCGGAGTTCATGCTGCAGATCAGTCCCTTTCTCGTCCTGGGCAAATGACAGGTCCGCAATCATCTCAACTGTTTCGGCTTCCCGGAGTTCTCCCGCATATGATAATCCAGCCGGCAGCGGCTTAAATGTATGCCATGCGATCACAGCCAGATACAGAACGGCGAATAAAGCGATTCCAACCAACAGGCCTTTCTTTTTACCGTTCATTTTACGGGCCGGCTTTCGGCTCATGGTCCATCTCCTCCTGATTCATCATCATCAGCCGACTGATTACAGAAAGACCGGTCCCTGACAGGCGGAACCGGTCTTATATCAGTATGTGGTGATTTTCAATAATTTCTGCACAGCATAGACGCCCCGCTCCAGCGGTGTCAGCCGGCTCTGATAAGCGGTATCATCCAGCGTGAAAATGCCGTCTTCATTGTTCCATAACCGCTTGAAATAGGCTTCCAGGCTCTGTACCAGATCACTGTCATTTGGCGCCTCAATCCGGAGATTGCTTTCGATGTTATGGTTATCGAGCGATCTTGACGAAAAATTGGAAGATCCCCCGGATATGACGGTTTTACCGGCCATCCGGACCAAGGTAGTCTTCGTGTGGAATTCTTCGTCAATGACGTTATACCAGCGGAGCTGAAGATTCTCCAGCCCTGTCTCCCGCAGTTCTTTCGCGACTGGTCGGTTCGGCAGCCCCCGCTGATTTCTGCCGAACGCAGTTTTGTTCGGATCGAGGATCAGCCGCACATCCACACCGCGTTTCGCTGCACTTTTCAACGCATTGATCACTTCCCGTTCCGCCAAATACAGCATTGCCAGCCAGATTGCATCCCCTTCCTCAGTTGCTGTAATGTCCTGGAGCAGGGCTTTCAGTACTTCATGTTCCGTCAGATACTGCACTTTATACTCCCCGCGTTCTTCTCCGGGCTCCGTCCGCGGCAGTACCGGTCCGCCGGACATCAGGGAAACCGCTTCTTCCGCTTCCAGCAAGTCCTTCAGCACCGGCCCGGTGACCCGAAATGCCATATTATCATTATAGCCGTCAGGGTCATGCGGATTGGCTGAACTGATGATCGCTTCGGATTCTGTAATGATCGCTTTCCGGTGATTCGCTTTGATATTCAGAAGCGTCAGGAAAGATGATAGGGTCATATCCGGCGCATCGCCTGCGATGGGATTTGAGATCCATCCCTCTCCGCCGTTATCCGGCCATTGCACCAGCAGCCGGTACAGGCCAGAATACAGCGGGATGGAATCGCGCAATTTATCCAAATCAGTGTAAATAACCTCCACACCGGCTTCTTTGAGTTTGCTGAATTCCGGCAGTTCATATGAGCCATATCCCGAATTAAGCGGATCGGTGATGAAATAAATCGGCATGTCCGGGGATGCTTCTTTTTTAGCTAACAATCGGCTGACCAGGTTTTCCGCAATAGCCGGATACTCTTTTCCTTCCGCGCCGTAACGGCCGAGCATGAAAAAATCGAGTACGATAAACTGCTCCGCCCGGTCAATCACTTGATAGATTTCCTGAAAAATCTGCGCTTCACGTTTTGTCCGCTTGCCTTCCCGGTCTTCCACGTATGTAAGATCCGTCAGCATATCAATCGTTTCCGCCCGGTGAAGTCTCCCCTGATAGGCCAAGCCTTTCGGAATCGGTTTGATAAATGAGTTCCAGGCTGCAGCCGCCACGTAAGATACCGCCAGTACAGACAGTGTGCCGGTCAGCCACTTTCTGCCGTCAGTCAGTTTCGCTTTCATACGTCAGCCCCCCGTCCTATTTATCTATACAGTAGCAGAAGCTGTCTGCATACACAAAAAAGCCGGCTGAACCGGCTGCTGTTTAAGCGGTCATCACATAATCCCGGGTTTGACTGTCTGCCAGCAGCAATTCTTTCAATCGCTGTTTTGCCCGGAAGAGGCGGGATTTCACTGTTCCAACCGACACTTTCATTTCATCCGCAATTTCATTCAGTGATAATTGGTGCACATAGAAATAAAGAATGGTCGTGCGGTAAATGCCATCAAGTTCGGCAATTTTATGCTGCAGCAGAACTGCCGCGTCATGTTTTTCCGCAGTTTCTTCCGCTCCCGCTTCATCTGAAGGCACCAAATCCAGAATCGAAATATCCAGGCCTTCCGGTTGCTGCATCACGTGTTTCGAACGCCGGACATTTTTACGGTAGCGATCCCGGAATGTATTCATGCAGACTGTCGTCAGCCAGGCTTTGGCATGTTCAATCTGATCGATCTGTGACTTCGAACGCACGACTTTCAGCCAGACTTCCTGCATCAGATCCTCCGCTTCATCCTTGTTGCGTGTCAGTTTCAGGCAAAGGTGATAGAGATAACGGTTATATTCATTATATAGGCTTTCCATTGTATTGCCCCCATTCGGTTGTTCTGTTAAGACCAGTTTGCCAGAATGGTGCCTTACCCTCTATCGGATTCGCTTTCAATTGACTTACAAAAATGTAAGCACAAAAAAAGCCCTCACATCCTGTGAAGGCATTAAACCGGAACTTCCATTGAATTTTTCGTAATGGTCAGCCGCACAATCTTATTGCGGTCGACTTCATTAACTGTCACGTGAAGATTTTCGAATTCAAATTCTTCCCCTTCATCCGGAACATGACCCAATTGCTGCAGCACGAACCCGGCTACTGTATCGTGGTCATCCTCGGGCAGTTCAATATTGAAGATTTCATTGACATCTTCAATTTCCAGCCGCCCGTGACAGGAAATCCGATTTTCTGTCACAGTATAGATAAGCGTTTCATCTTCTTTATCGGTTTCATCTTCAATGTCTTTCCCGATCATCTCTTCGATGATATCTTCCGTCGTCACAAGTCCAAGCGTCCCGCCGTATTCATCCAGCACAATTGCCATGTGCTTCTTTCTGGCCAGCATCATGCGGAACACTTTTTCGACACTCACGCTCTGTACAACGAATAACGGGTTTGCATCCATCAATTCTTCAAGTGTCAGGCCCGGATTCATCGACCACTCGATCAGCCGCTTCGTAAAGAACAGGCCGACGATATTATCCATATTTTCTTCATAAACAGGATAACGGGTATAGGAATGGCTCAAAATGATATCCCGGACTTCTTCATACGTCGAATCAGCGGGGATGCCGACTGTATCCGTCCGGTGTGTTTCCATCACGTCGGAAACATCCTTGGAGGAAAAATCAAGCATACCCATCAGGCGAAGGGATTCTTCTTCTTCAAACGTCCCTTCACTCGATGCAATGTCAACCATTGAACGCAGTTCTTCTTTCGTTATCGTCGCTTCCTTCACCTGTCCCCGCGAAATAAGGCGGATGAAAATGTTGGTGAATTGGGACAGAATCCACGTCAGCGGACGCAGAACAACAACCATCGCGGATATGACAGGCGCAACGATATAAGCGACCTTGTCTGCGAATGTGGCCGCAATCGTCTTCGGCAGCACTTCACCGAAAATGATCAGGATCACTGTCAGCACACCGGTCGCCACTCCGACTTCCCAGCCTCTCGTGATGGCAATTGTCGTAACCAGCGTCGGCAGCATAATATTCGCGATATTATTTCCAATCAGAATTGTCGTGATCATTCGGTCCGGCTTCGATATAAGTTTCAGCAGGCGCTGAGCTGCAGCATCATCATCTCCCTGCTCTGCCCGAAGCTGGACCTTCATCCTGTTAACTGCAGTGAGTGCAGTCTCGCTTCCTGACAGGAAAAACGACATCATCAAGAAAAACGCGAGTGCTATGAACAAATTTGTTTCCTCCAGTATAAAATTCGAAAATTAAAGTAAGCTTTCCGCTCTGCGGAATTTCCGAGCTCTTTCTCTGTTCCTGATTATATCACAGGTCTTTTGCTGATGTCGAAAACACTGTTCGGTATGCTATACTATTTCCAAACTCGAACCATTTTGAATTGGAGGCATAAATTTGAATCAGGAACTGGATCTTTATTTCAAACGAAACCGCGAAGAACACTTGGATGAACTGAAGTCATTCCTTCGCATCTCTTCCATCAGTTCACTCAACGAGCATAAACAGGATACGCGGAAAGCTGCTGAATGGCTGAAAAACGCCTTGGAACAGGCGGGACTCGAACATGTTTCCATTGATGAGACAGCCGGGCACCCGGTCGTCTATGCCGACTGGCTGAACGCACCCGGCAAACCGACCGTCCTTGTGTACGGCCATTACGATGTGCAGCCGGTGGATCCGCTGCATTTATGGGAAACCCCGCCGTTCGACCCGCACGTGCGTGACAATAAATTGTATGCGCGCGGCGCAAGTGACGACAAGGGCCAGACTTTCATGCATATCAAGACTGCTGAAGCGCTGCTGAAACTGAACGGCGAGCTGCCCGTCAATATGAAATTCATCATTGAAGGCGAAGAAGAAATCGGAAGTCCGAATCTCCCGGTTTATGTGGAGGAAAACAAAGAAAAACTGGCAGCGGATCTGATTGTCATCTCCGACACCGGCATGCAGGGGCCGGGCCGGCCGGCGGTCTGCTATGGACTGCGCGGTCTAGCGGGCATCCAGATTGATGTGAAAGGGCCAAAAGGCGACCTCCACTCCGGCTTGTATGGCGGCGCTGTTCAGAATCCGATTCACGCAGTGGCAGATATTGTCGCTTCGTTCCATGATCAGGAAGGGACAGTTCAAGTTGATGGTTTTTATGATGACGTGCGGCCGCTGAAAGATGAAGAACGCACAGCTTACCGTGAACTGGATTTCGACTTGGAAGCGGAAAAGAAAGCGCTTGGCATTACGGAGGATTTTGGTGAATCCGGTTATTCATTCCTTGAACGGACATGGGTCCGCCCGACACTTGAAATCAATGGCATCTTCGGCGGGTTCTCAGGTGAAGGCATCAAAACAGTCATCCCATCAGAAGCGGGGGCAAAGATCACATGCCGGCTCGTCCCTGACCAGAAACCCGATGACATTATTGCGAAACTCCGCGCTCATGTGGATGCGCATCTGCCGCCGGGCGTTACAGTTACTATTACGGAATTCGACAAAGGAACGCCGTTCATCACGCCATTCGATCATCCGGCGATTCAGGCGGCCGGCCGTTCTTATGAAAAAGTGTACAATGTGCCGACTGTTTATACGCGCATGGGCGGATCGGTTCCGATTGTTGCGGAATTCGACCGCATCCTCGGCCTGCCGGTCGTGCTGATGGGCTTCGGCTTATCCACTGAGAATTTTCATGCACCGAATGAACATTTCCACCTGGAGAACTTTGACAAAGGGCTCCGGGTCATCGGAGATTATTTATCTGAAGCCGCTAAACTTTAATAGGGCTCATTAAGAAAGGACCGGGAAAATCTCCCGGTCCTTTCTGTATTAATTAAAGCGGGACACCGCCGTTGATATGAAGCACTTGTCCGGTTACATACGATGAGTCATCCGATGCAAAGTAGACATAGCCCGGTGCCAGTTCGTCCGGCTGGCCCGGCCGTTTCATCGGTACGTTCTTACCGAATTCATCCACTTTTTCCTCTCCGAATGTTGACGGAATGAGCGGAGTCCAGATCGGTCCCGGCGCTACGCAATTCACCCGGATGCCTTTTTCGACAAGCGACCCGGAAAGCGAGCGGGTAAATGCCAGAATCGCACCTTTCGTCGAAGAATAGTCAATCAGACTCGGTTCCCCGCGGAATGCGGTGATGGATGTTGTGTTGATGATCGAGCTCCCTGACTTCAAATGCTTCAGTGCCGCTTTCGTCAAGTGGAACATGCCGAATACATTAGTCCGGAACGTTCGCTCCAGCTGCTCTGCGGTTATATCTTCAAGAGAGGGCTGCGGATGCTGTTCAGCTGCGTTATTAACTAGCACATCGAGTTTACCGTATTGGTTAATTGTCTGCTTCAGCACTTCCTCACTGAATGACTCTTCGCCTAAATCACCGGAAATCAGCAGGCAGCGCTGCCCTTCCTGTTCGACCAGCTTCTTTGTTTCTGCTGCATCATCATGTTCATCCAAAAATACAATGGCCACATCAGCGCCCTCTTTTGCAAAAGCAATGGCAACTGCCCGGCCGATGCCGCTGTCCCCTCCGGTGATCAATGCCGTCTTCCCTGCCAGCCGCTGCGCTTTGCCGGCTAAGTTCTCCCGGAAATCCGGACGGGGCGTCATGCCGGATTCTATACCCGGCTGTCTCTCCTGCTCCTGCGCGGGGATATCTGTCGGTTTATTTTTCTCCATCATCAACTCACCCTTCCTGATCATTTTACTTTCTTTGGTCAGTTTTCCCCTTCTTCCTTTACTTAAACCGGCAGAATGTGCTGAAATAAAGTACAGTAGCAACGACTGACTGAAAGGCGGGGATTCCCATTCCATTTGTTACATTCGAGGCCTGGCGTAATATTGCAAGCATCTTCTTCTTTTTGAATATCATATTGGCAGTAATTATCGTGTTTCGTGAAAGGAAAACCCCTTCGTCCACATGGGCATGGCTGATGGTCCTGTTCTTCCTGCCTGTGATCGGTTTCTTTCTTTATCTATTCTTCGGCCGCTCATTTAAAAAAGAGAGACTCAAACAGCAGTCCACTTATTTTAATGATGAGCTAGCAAAGGCGGCCGATGATCAGCTGCATGCAGTGACCACTGGCGCTTTTCAGCACCCTGTATCCGTTACGCAGGAGCTTGAAGGACTGGTCCGGATGAATCTGCAAACAGCTCCAGCCCTGCTGACGTTCAATAACCGAATCAGTATTTTTTCCGACGGCAGAGATAAATTTGATGCGCTTTTTGAAGATATCCGGAACGCCAAAGATCATATTCACATGGAATATTACATCATCCGAAAAGATGCGCTGGCTCAGAAACTGCTGGATCTGCTGACTCAAAAAGCAAAAGAAGGCGTCAAAACACTGTTCTTGTATGATGATGTCGGCTCGCATTCGGTCAACGATGCGTTCCTGGCGGAATTCAGAGAGGCGGGCGGC
Above is a genomic segment from Planococcus lenghuensis containing:
- a CDS encoding phospholipase D family protein; the encoded protein is MKAKLTDGRKWLTGTLSVLAVSYVAAAAWNSFIKPIPKGLAYQGRLHRAETIDMLTDLTYVEDREGKRTKREAQIFQEIYQVIDRAEQFIVLDFFMLGRYGAEGKEYPAIAENLVSRLLAKKEASPDMPIYFITDPLNSGYGSYELPEFSKLKEAGVEVIYTDLDKLRDSIPLYSGLYRLLVQWPDNGGEGWISNPIAGDAPDMTLSSFLTLLNIKANHRKAIITESEAIISSANPHDPDGYNDNMAFRVTGPVLKDLLEAEEAVSLMSGGPVLPRTEPGEERGEYKVQYLTEHEVLKALLQDITATEEGDAIWLAMLYLAEREVINALKSAAKRGVDVRLILDPNKTAFGRNQRGLPNRPVAKELRETGLENLQLRWYNVIDEEFHTKTTLVRMAGKTVISGGSSNFSSRSLDNHNIESNLRIEAPNDSDLVQSLEAYFKRLWNNEDGIFTLDDTAYQSRLTPLERGVYAVQKLLKITTY
- a CDS encoding RNA polymerase sigma factor, whose translation is MESLYNEYNRYLYHLCLKLTRNKDEAEDLMQEVWLKVVRSKSQIDQIEHAKAWLTTVCMNTFRDRYRKNVRRSKHVMQQPEGLDISILDLVPSDEAGAEETAEKHDAAVLLQHKIAELDGIYRTTILYFYVHQLSLNEIADEMKVSVGTVKSRLFRAKQRLKELLLADSQTRDYVMTA
- a CDS encoding HlyC/CorC family transporter yields the protein MFIALAFFLMMSFFLSGSETALTAVNRMKVQLRAEQGDDDAAAQRLLKLISKPDRMITTILIGNNIANIMLPTLVTTIAITRGWEVGVATGVLTVILIIFGEVLPKTIAATFADKVAYIVAPVISAMVVVLRPLTWILSQFTNIFIRLISRGQVKEATITKEELRSMVDIASSEGTFEEEESLRLMGMLDFSSKDVSDVMETHRTDTVGIPADSTYEEVRDIILSHSYTRYPVYEENMDNIVGLFFTKRLIEWSMNPGLTLEELMDANPLFVVQSVSVEKVFRMMLARKKHMAIVLDEYGGTLGLVTTEDIIEEMIGKDIEDETDKEDETLIYTVTENRISCHGRLEIEDVNEIFNIELPEDDHDTVAGFVLQQLGHVPDEGEEFEFENLHVTVNEVDRNKIVRLTITKNSMEVPV
- a CDS encoding dipeptidase; amino-acid sequence: MNLNQELDLYFKRNREEHLDELKSFLRISSISSLNEHKQDTRKAAEWLKNALEQAGLEHVSIDETAGHPVVYADWLNAPGKPTVLVYGHYDVQPVDPLHLWETPPFDPHVRDNKLYARGASDDKGQTFMHIKTAEALLKLNGELPVNMKFIIEGEEEIGSPNLPVYVEENKEKLAADLIVISDTGMQGPGRPAVCYGLRGLAGIQIDVKGPKGDLHSGLYGGAVQNPIHAVADIVASFHDQEGTVQVDGFYDDVRPLKDEERTAYRELDFDLEAEKKALGITEDFGESGYSFLERTWVRPTLEINGIFGGFSGEGIKTVIPSEAGAKITCRLVPDQKPDDIIAKLRAHVDAHLPPGVTVTITEFDKGTPFITPFDHPAIQAAGRSYEKVYNVPTVYTRMGGSVPIVAEFDRILGLPVVLMGFGLSTENFHAPNEHFHLENFDKGLRVIGDYLSEAAKL
- a CDS encoding SDR family oxidoreductase, which translates into the protein MEKNKPTDIPAQEQERQPGIESGMTPRPDFRENLAGKAQRLAGKTALITGGDSGIGRAVAIAFAKEGADVAIVFLDEHDDAAETKKLVEQEGQRCLLISGDLGEESFSEEVLKQTINQYGKLDVLVNNAAEQHPQPSLEDITAEQLERTFRTNVFGMFHLTKAALKHLKSGSSIINTTSITAFRGEPSLIDYSSTKGAILAFTRSLSGSLVEKGIRVNCVAPGPIWTPLIPSTFGEEKVDEFGKNVPMKRPGQPDELAPGYVYFASDDSSYVTGQVLHINGGVPL